A single region of the Streptomyces sp. AM 4-1-1 genome encodes:
- a CDS encoding TerD family protein: MSTPNKDLEKVEVSVKWDPSPHGEPPNDLDIIAATYPADEPYGSPAYLVHFDSRSPDGTITLNRDSRTGQGFGYDEVMTLELDRLATSYGRVVVGVAIQQREGRKTFGEIENTGVLIREGYTKLSEDDLSGVADASAAVVAEFVRDASGVWEFHSAVRGFDGDPESFAARMGNRATDV; the protein is encoded by the coding sequence ATGAGCACCCCCAACAAGGACCTCGAAAAGGTCGAGGTGAGCGTCAAATGGGACCCCAGTCCCCACGGCGAGCCGCCCAACGACCTCGACATCATCGCGGCGACGTACCCGGCGGACGAGCCCTACGGCAGCCCCGCGTACCTCGTGCACTTCGACAGCCGTTCACCGGACGGCACCATCACCCTGAACCGGGACAGCCGCACCGGACAGGGATTCGGGTACGACGAGGTCATGACGCTGGAACTGGACCGGTTGGCCACGTCGTACGGCCGGGTCGTCGTCGGGGTCGCCATCCAGCAACGCGAAGGCCGCAAGACCTTCGGCGAGATAGAGAACACCGGCGTCCTGATCCGCGAGGGCTACACCAAGCTGTCGGAGGACGACCTCTCCGGGGTCGCCGACGCCTCGGCGGCGGTCGTCGCGGAGTTCGTCCGGGACGCCTCCGGTGTCTGGGAGTTCCACAGCGCGGTGCGCGGTTTCGACGGCGATCCCGAATCGTTCGCGGCACGCATGGGGAACCGCGCCACGGACGTGTGA
- a CDS encoding YdbC family protein, translating to MLVKWIRCTAVDRRGFERGQRKWAGLLGEPGFRGQGGGWSRERPDVAHVFAFWENRVFYDSFMARGHEQLAAAQSGTYKDAQVKLFEYRFDVKTGFEPVFTDVDVVRVAHSRVHEDRVEHFSLMQRQVWNPAMAGSPGMVRGAFGEAPGHEFLVLSMWQSSAERGKYRPNSVERLSLRAGIEEDVVALAGDVVQLEPSWTV from the coding sequence GTGCTGGTCAAGTGGATTCGCTGCACCGCGGTGGACCGCCGTGGTTTCGAGCGGGGGCAGCGAAAGTGGGCGGGGCTGCTCGGTGAGCCGGGATTCAGGGGACAGGGCGGGGGGTGGAGCCGGGAACGACCGGACGTGGCGCATGTGTTCGCGTTCTGGGAGAACCGTGTCTTCTACGACTCGTTCATGGCGCGGGGACATGAGCAGTTGGCCGCCGCCCAGTCCGGGACGTACAAGGACGCCCAGGTCAAGCTCTTCGAGTACCGCTTCGATGTGAAGACCGGCTTCGAGCCCGTGTTCACCGATGTGGACGTGGTGCGGGTGGCGCACAGCCGCGTGCACGAGGACCGGGTCGAGCACTTCTCACTGATGCAGCGCCAGGTGTGGAATCCGGCGATGGCGGGATCGCCCGGCATGGTGCGGGGGGCGTTCGGGGAGGCGCCGGGCCATGAGTTCCTGGTGCTGTCGATGTGGCAGTCGAGCGCGGAGCGCGGCAAGTACCGGCCGAACAGCGTCGAACGGCTCTCCCTGCGCGCGGGGATCGAGGAGGACGTCGTCGCTCTGGCCGGGGACGTCGTGCAGCTCGAACCGTCCTGGACCGTCTGA
- a CDS encoding histidine phosphatase family protein, producing the protein MARPQRIVLVRHGESEGNADDTVYEREPDHALGLTPAGLRQARETGEGLRELFGGERVSVYVSPYRRTHETFGSLGLDLGRVRVREEPRLREQDWGNWQDREDVRLQKAYRDAYGHFFYRFAQGESGADVYDRVGAFLESLHRSFEDPDHPPNVLLVTHGLTMRLFCMRWFHWSVAEFESLSNPGNAETRTLLLGDDGRYTLDRPFERWRVPEPYGITG; encoded by the coding sequence ATGGCACGACCGCAACGCATAGTCCTCGTCCGGCACGGAGAATCCGAGGGCAATGCCGACGACACGGTGTACGAACGAGAACCCGATCACGCGCTGGGGCTCACCCCGGCGGGGCTGCGACAGGCGAGAGAGACGGGCGAGGGACTGCGCGAGCTGTTCGGCGGCGAACGCGTCAGCGTGTACGTCTCGCCCTACCGGCGCACGCACGAGACGTTCGGGTCACTGGGTCTCGACCTCGGCCGGGTCCGGGTACGGGAGGAGCCCCGGCTGCGCGAGCAGGACTGGGGGAACTGGCAGGACCGCGAGGACGTACGACTGCAGAAGGCGTACCGGGACGCCTACGGCCATTTCTTCTACCGCTTCGCGCAGGGCGAGTCGGGGGCCGACGTGTACGACCGGGTCGGCGCGTTCCTGGAGAGCCTGCACCGCAGCTTCGAGGACCCCGATCATCCTCCGAACGTGCTGCTGGTCACCCACGGGCTGACGATGAGGCTGTTCTGCATGCGCTGGTTCCACTGGTCGGTGGCGGAGTTCGAGTCGCTGTCCAATCCGGGCAACGCCGAGACACGCACCCTGTTGCTCGGGGACGACGGCCGGTACACGCTTGACCGGCCGTTCGAGCGGTGGCGGGTCCCCGAGCCGTACGGCATCACCGGATAG
- a CDS encoding ADP-ribosylglycohydrolase family protein, giving the protein MTADHTPGRRFERALASLRGLSLGDALGSQFSLPVNYPSLKRRELPPGPWRWTDDTEMACSVLAVLLAHDRIDQDALAHSFARHHDPDRDYGPAVNRLLGLVREGGDWRGLASGLFKGQGSWGNGSAMRIGPLGAWYADDPEQATHQAEISSYTTHQHREAVVGAMAVAAAASLAAAPDGPPTPTGLLDRVIALLPRSAVEAGLRRARDLLDYRDPATVAAVLGNGRRTSAHDTVPFALWSAARSLSDFEEAFWVTAQAGGDIDTTCAIVGGITASGAVGAPPARWLARTEELPDWLTGPAV; this is encoded by the coding sequence ATGACCGCTGATCACACTCCCGGCCGGCGCTTCGAACGCGCCCTGGCCAGCCTGCGCGGGCTCTCCCTCGGAGACGCTCTGGGCTCCCAGTTCTCCCTCCCCGTCAACTATCCCTCACTGAAACGGCGCGAGCTGCCGCCAGGCCCCTGGCGATGGACCGACGACACGGAAATGGCCTGCTCGGTCCTGGCCGTCCTCCTGGCACACGACCGCATCGACCAGGACGCGCTCGCCCACTCCTTCGCCCGCCACCACGACCCGGACCGGGACTACGGCCCCGCCGTGAACCGGCTGCTCGGACTGGTCCGGGAGGGTGGCGACTGGCGCGGTCTCGCATCGGGACTCTTCAAGGGCCAGGGATCGTGGGGGAACGGCTCCGCCATGCGGATCGGGCCGCTCGGCGCCTGGTACGCGGACGACCCGGAGCAGGCCACGCACCAGGCCGAGATCTCCTCGTACACCACACATCAGCACCGCGAGGCGGTCGTGGGAGCGATGGCCGTGGCCGCTGCGGCCTCGCTCGCCGCCGCACCGGACGGGCCGCCCACACCGACGGGCCTGCTCGACAGGGTCATCGCGCTTCTGCCGCGCAGCGCGGTCGAAGCCGGCCTGCGCAGGGCGCGCGACCTCCTCGACTACCGCGATCCGGCCACGGTCGCGGCCGTTCTCGGCAACGGCCGCCGCACGAGCGCGCACGACACCGTGCCGTTCGCGCTCTGGTCGGCGGCCAGGAGCCTCAGTGATTTCGAAGAGGCGTTCTGGGTGACCGCGCAGGCCGGCGGCGACATCGACACGACCTGCGCCATCGTGGGCGGGATCACCGCCTCGGGCGCGGTCGGTGCGCCGCCCGCGCGGTGGCTGGCGCGGACGGAAGAGCTGCCGGACTGGCTCACCGGACCGGCCGTCTGA
- a CDS encoding ribonuclease HII — protein sequence MPYEPPTHTVERSLRATTGAKTVAGVDEVGRGAWAGPVTVCAAVTGLRKPPAGLTDSKLLTLKRRTELAPLLRGWVTAYGLGHASPQEIDELGMTAALRLAAVRALDVLPVRPDAVILDGKHDYLGAPWKVRTVIKGDQSCVAVAAASVIAKVHRDLMMAELGADSGEYADFAFDANAGYPSPVHRAALEERGPTPHHRLSWSYLDALPRWQHLKKVRFSAEAAALESGGQLGFDF from the coding sequence ATGCCGTACGAACCTCCCACGCACACTGTCGAGCGCTCGCTGCGCGCCACCACCGGTGCCAAGACCGTCGCCGGTGTTGACGAAGTCGGGCGTGGCGCGTGGGCCGGACCTGTCACCGTCTGCGCGGCTGTCACCGGTCTCCGCAAACCCCCCGCCGGGCTCACGGACTCCAAGCTGCTCACCCTCAAGCGCCGCACGGAGCTGGCACCGCTTCTGCGGGGCTGGGTCACCGCCTACGGCCTCGGCCACGCCTCGCCTCAGGAGATCGACGAACTCGGGATGACTGCCGCGCTCAGGCTCGCCGCGGTCCGCGCCCTGGACGTGCTCCCCGTACGTCCGGACGCGGTCATCCTCGACGGCAAGCACGACTACCTCGGAGCCCCCTGGAAGGTCCGCACGGTCATCAAGGGGGACCAGTCCTGTGTCGCGGTGGCGGCGGCCTCGGTGATCGCCAAGGTGCACAGGGATCTGATGATGGCCGAACTGGGCGCGGATTCCGGTGAGTACGCGGATTTCGCGTTCGATGCCAACGCCGGCTACCCGTCGCCCGTGCACCGTGCCGCGCTGGAGGAGCGGGGGCCCACACCTCACCACCGCCTCTCCTGGTCCTATCTCGACGCGCTGCCCAGGTGGCAGCACCTGAAGAAGGTCCGTTTCTCCGCCGAGGCGGCCGCACTGGAAAGCGGGGGCCAGCTCGGCTTCGACTTCTGA